The Bacteroidota bacterium genome contains the following window.
AGCTGATGCCCTCGAGGTATGTCCGACTACCGGACAGAAAGTAAAGCGGATTATCAGCGGCGGCGCCGGCCTCGTATTCAAAGGCTCTGGTTTTTACCTGACAGACTATGGCAAGTCGGGCAGTTCAGCAGGCAATGCGCAGGCCAAAGAAAAAGGAAGCAGCGGCACCTCGGAAAGCACCAAAGGTGACACGGCTTCCTCTTCTTCAAGCAAT
Protein-coding sequences here:
- a CDS encoding zinc ribbon domain-containing protein, which encodes MPTYTYKREDGSVFEIDQRITADALEVCPTTGQKVKRIISGGAGLVFKGSGFYLTDYGKSGSSAGNAQAKEKGSSGTSESTKGDTASSSSSNSDSGKSDASKSKSKPAKAE